A genome region from Labilibaculum antarcticum includes the following:
- a CDS encoding NUDIX hydrolase yields MSKPIVEFHAPFSIASEKLKYSIVCSRYQNNWVFVRHHLRETWEMPAGHIEKGESALAAARRELYEETGATHFSLRTVFDYSYEWQGEIKSGRIFFASIQQLGKLPEHEIAEVKLFKVLPRDLTYPDIQNLIFERVKEFSNKI; encoded by the coding sequence ATGAGTAAACCAATTGTAGAGTTTCACGCCCCTTTTAGCATTGCATCGGAAAAATTGAAGTATTCCATTGTTTGTTCCCGTTATCAAAACAATTGGGTATTTGTGCGCCATCACTTGCGGGAAACCTGGGAAATGCCTGCCGGTCATATCGAAAAAGGGGAATCGGCCTTGGCTGCCGCTCGACGGGAATTGTATGAGGAAACGGGTGCGACCCATTTTAGTTTACGCACTGTTTTCGATTATTCCTACGAATGGCAGGGAGAAATCAAATCGGGCAGAATCTTCTTTGCCAGTATTCAACAATTGGGTAAATTACCCGAACATGAAATTGCAGAAGTCAAGCTTTTCAAAGTTCTACCCAGAGATTTGACCTATCCGGATATTCAGAATTTGATTTT